From a single Desulfatirhabdium butyrativorans DSM 18734 genomic region:
- the mutL gene encoding DNA mismatch repair endonuclease MutL: protein MGCVQVLPDNLINQIAAGEIIERPASVVKELVENAIDAGADRIGIEIEAGGKTLIRVSDNGCGMSREDAVLAVERHATSKIRSEADLFAIHTLGFRGEALPSIASVSKFSLITRAQDTDCGVEIVIEGGRVVSIQDTGSAPGTLVSVNQLFFNTPARRKFMKTAGTEMSHIAEIINTIALGNPGIQFKLSHNGHVIYHFSKAGSVADRLYEILGPATTGRLKSFSQEQEDAKISGWVGEPTLTRTNGRYQFIYVNGRSVRDRLIQRAIMDAFTGWLMKGQFPVAVLWLEVPAHTVDVNVHPTKSQVKFADSQKIYSLIKGLVAKTIGHGQDASVEAHPFKSGIGMMPGRFPAPLQADRLFEIREEPGGVEKQIAAAVAEPRAAAFPPPIQQSIPGAGAEISPDGSFIPFDDLVVIGQLHETYILCETGASLVLIDQHAAHERIVYERLSRSPHPETQYLLIPQSLDCSPREADILLRLAPKLQTVGLEIEPFGRTTFAVLAVPALIDASEAERIVRELIDRLLDTGNDAAEPTILDACIKVMACHSAIRANQKLSRDEMQSLIRQLGKCEFPARCPHGRPTWIAMGQREIEKKFGRLGSISG from the coding sequence GTGGGCTGCGTTCAGGTCCTCCCCGACAACCTGATCAACCAGATTGCCGCCGGTGAAATCATCGAGCGGCCGGCATCCGTGGTTAAGGAACTCGTCGAAAATGCCATCGATGCCGGTGCAGATCGGATCGGCATCGAAATCGAAGCAGGCGGCAAGACACTGATCCGGGTGTCGGACAATGGCTGCGGCATGAGCCGGGAGGATGCCGTTCTGGCCGTCGAGCGCCATGCCACCAGCAAAATCCGAAGCGAAGCCGATCTGTTCGCCATCCATACCCTGGGCTTCCGCGGGGAGGCTCTACCGAGCATTGCCTCCGTTTCCAAATTTTCGCTCATCACCCGGGCGCAGGATACGGATTGCGGTGTCGAAATCGTCATCGAAGGAGGGCGCGTCGTTTCGATCCAGGATACCGGATCAGCTCCCGGAACGCTGGTCTCGGTGAACCAGCTTTTTTTCAATACGCCTGCCCGCAGAAAATTCATGAAGACCGCTGGCACCGAAATGAGCCACATTGCCGAGATCATCAACACGATTGCGCTCGGAAATCCCGGCATTCAATTCAAGCTCAGCCACAATGGCCATGTCATCTACCACTTCAGCAAGGCAGGCTCCGTTGCCGACAGGCTCTATGAAATCCTCGGACCTGCCACAACGGGCAGGCTGAAGTCGTTTTCGCAGGAGCAGGAAGATGCCAAAATCAGCGGCTGGGTGGGAGAGCCGACCCTCACCCGGACGAACGGCCGCTACCAATTCATCTATGTGAACGGCAGAAGCGTGCGGGATCGGCTGATCCAGCGGGCGATCATGGATGCCTTTACCGGATGGCTCATGAAAGGCCAGTTTCCGGTTGCCGTTCTGTGGTTGGAAGTGCCCGCCCACACGGTGGATGTGAATGTCCATCCGACGAAAAGCCAGGTCAAATTTGCCGATTCGCAAAAAATCTATTCGCTGATCAAGGGGCTTGTCGCAAAAACCATCGGCCATGGGCAAGACGCTTCTGTCGAGGCCCATCCATTCAAATCCGGGATCGGGATGATGCCGGGGCGTTTTCCCGCCCCCCTGCAGGCGGATCGGCTCTTCGAAATCCGGGAAGAACCGGGGGGGGTCGAAAAACAGATCGCTGCCGCTGTAGCGGAGCCGCGAGCAGCCGCTTTCCCGCCTCCAATCCAGCAAAGCATCCCGGGTGCCGGAGCGGAAATCTCCCCAGATGGCAGTTTCATTCCGTTTGACGATCTCGTCGTGATCGGGCAACTCCACGAAACCTATATCCTGTGTGAAACCGGTGCCTCCCTTGTCCTCATCGATCAGCATGCGGCGCACGAGCGCATCGTCTACGAGCGTCTCTCCCGATCCCCCCATCCGGAAACGCAGTATCTGCTGATTCCCCAATCCCTGGATTGCAGCCCGAGAGAGGCGGATATCCTCCTGAGGCTCGCGCCCAAACTGCAGACCGTCGGGCTTGAAATCGAACCCTTCGGAAGAACTACGTTCGCCGTGCTGGCCGTGCCTGCCCTGATCGATGCCTCCGAGGCCGAACGCATCGTCCGGGAATTGATCGACCGGCTGCTCGATACCGGGAACGATGCAGCGGAACCGACGATCCTGGATGCCTGCATCAAGGTGATGGCTTGTCACAGCGCCATCCGGGCCAACCAGAAGCTTTCCCGGGATGAGATGCAATCCCTGATTCGGCAGCTTGGCAAATGTGAATTTCCGGCGCGTTGCCCCCACGGAAGACCGACCTGGATCGCCATGGGGCAGCGGGAAATCGAAAAGAAATTCGGCAGACTGGGATCGATCTCCGGATGA